The following is a genomic window from Patagioenas fasciata isolate bPatFas1 chromosome 1, bPatFas1.hap1, whole genome shotgun sequence.
ctaatttatttttttttttaaaaagggggtTCAGAAGGCAAAAATGCAACCTTCTAGGAAAGCAACTACAACTCAGATTTATTCCATGCGTGGGGCAAGAACTAAAAGGAATAATATTCACTTGCATCTCTTTCCATATCCTGTGGAAACACTGTGGAACAGCTAATTTTCTCCCTGTTAATCAGCTCCACAGCCTTCCTTGTTCACTGTGTGCAGTGCCTTTACAGAGCATGGAAAGAGATCTGCTCCTCACTGCTACCTGCAACAGTACAGATCAAAAAGAGCACAAACCAAAAGCAGCTGCCCATGTCTCCAGATGCAATTATATTCTtccatggaggaaaaacaaaagagtaCATCAGATACTGAACGCTCAGCAAGAAAATTCCACTAATTTATTAGATGTTTTGTCCTTCATAGGATGGTTCGAGCCAAATGAGTGTGCTTATTTAAGTACAAAAAACCTTTGGAGCCACAGGAGATTCCAGAAATGCCAGAACCCTGTACTCCCCTCCCTCACCACAGAGAACAATCTCTCCCACCCACTTCTCTGCTCAGGCCAATCACTGCATCCATGGAAGTTCTAAGGTCTCTGGCCCATCTTCTTCAGGGTCCGATTCAGCTGGAATTAGAGAAAGCAAAGATCAGAAAAATACATGGTGATTGACATACACTACTGTTCCCCTCAACAGCATTCATCCAAtgcctttccttcttcctctccaaCTCACAGACACAAAAAGCTCTCACACAAGTGTGGGCAGTGCATGAAGTAGAAGGGGAACCAGTGAAactccctcctcctctccaagACAGCAGAGGAAGATGTGGGGAGGAGAGTGCAAACTTCTAGCAGTGCTATCGCAATCCTGTATTGCTCAAGTCCCCACATCTCGGGATTTTGCTGCCCAAGTTTCCAGCGTGCAATAGCCTCTGTCAGGAGAGTGGAGCAGTGACAGAATGTCACCCCTTGGCTGAGCACAACCGTGAAGTCATCTGTGCTCCAGGAATCTTTGTGGCCACTTTTTAGGGCCATTGTTACGAGGGCAGAAATAGGATTTTGCTTGTTAGTGAAGGGAACACCACAATTGTCCAAGGACAATGGCGTCAGGACCCTTAAAGCGTAAACCCCTCCTCTTCCACTGTGGCTCAACTGAATGAGCACTTCTCACACAAAAACGTATCATTCCTCAAAGACCAGCCGCTGCTGCTTAAACCATCTGCCTTTGCCCAGTGCCTCACAGAGCTGGGACTCACCCCAGAAGGCATTGCACAGCTGTGTCACCAAGCTTGCCCCCTCCAGGGCCTGCACAGCCCAGTGCTTGCCCCGCTTTCTCTACAGAGCTACACAGTTCTCCCTCCCAGGCCTCACCTCCTCAAACTTGTGGATCTGGCGGATGAAGAAGTCCCCATAGCGTCGAGCAACCTTTGTGTCTGCGATGTGGATCATGTCCTGGGGAGGGAACAGCATGAAGTCAGGAAAAAGACTGTGCTAGCATGGAGACAGCAAGCACCTCCAAACAGGAGGAGCAACCAAAGGGGCTCCCCTGCAGCCCTGGTTCAGCATCACACATATCAGATCTGTGCTAGTCCTAAAGCAATCATCCAGTTCTCTGTGGGTTCCCTTCCCAATACCCTTGCGTGGGATGTGTCCCAAATTCACACTGTGATTCACTTCCCCCATTCTTGCACACTCTGCCTGCTTTTGTCTCTCTTTTGTAGCAGTCTGACAGTCTCAAGCCCAACTCATGCTCTGGTTCCCTCTACCTGCAGCTAATAGTCATGCCATCTGCCAGGAGAGTGAGACTGAGACACAGCATGAGACCGTGCAGGAAGACGCCTGCTCTAAGGACCAAGAACGAGGGGAAATCTGTTCTCCTTCCTAGCAAGAAACCTAACGGTTACTGCTATCACACTTGAAAATGAAGTCCTACAAGCCTTTTTTATGcttcctgctgcctgcagcttcaagggcaggatggtgaCAGCATCACACCTTGTGTTTAGATTCCTTCTAGAGGAGACCAAGCTAAATGCTGCTCCAGTGAAAAATGGACCTGTAACATGATCAAGCAAGATCCCTGCTTTATCAAGCGAAGGAGAGATGTGGGGGAGATCTACAAAGCTGACAATCCCACCTGACACACTGACAGCACTATTTGTCACCCAACTGTCACCTCCCAAGAACACTGACAAACAGTTCCCATTGTCCCAGGGAAGACATTTAGGACCTTTGTCTTCTGGGTGCAACGACTGCCAAAGCTGCCTGCAATACCCTGTTGCTGCTTATCCACTGACATGTCTATTACGTGGGGCTATGACTTCACTGTGAGCAGCCAAGCTCTTCACACAGCAAAGAAGGAAGGGATGTTTCCCACAGACTGGAGCAAAACCTGGTGCTGCCACTTGAAGTATTTCCTGGGTGAAGGAGTTTCCTAGCCAGCTAGGGGTAGATACCAACCTTGTCAATATAGAAGTCGACCTCAGAGGCAGACTGGAACTCTCCATCCAGGGCAGAAATGCCACTGGTCCACACCAGGTTCTTCATCTTGTGCTTGAAGACGAGCAGCTGGATACGAAACTCCTGCTCTGTGAGGTCTAAGAAGCCAGCCAGCTTAGCCACAGGCATGGTGGTGTAGAGCTTGAGGAAGCTACGGATGGTGGAGAgctgggcctgctgctgaacttcatcgGCAAAGACCTTGAGCTGCTGCAGGAAGGGCTCCTTATGGTAGTTGGGGTGCACGTTGTCGTAATTGGGCACCACAGGGGAAAGGAACTTGGGGCAAGCGTAGCTGAAGAGCTCCTCATAGACTTGTGCATCACCCTTCTGCATGCGCAGCATTTTATCCCCATATTTCTCTCGCAGCTGCAGGTGGATGCTCTCATCTATGCGCATGGGGTACATGGTGAGGGCGATGGCCAGGAGTGCGTGCATCTGCTCGTTCTGCTTGTTAATCTGAGACAGAGAGGAGAACCTGTTAGCTTGTCAATGTGCTTGGGCTTTGTGCTGCAGGAGGGAGCTAGGAGCTGTGTTTTTCACAGACTCTTTACCcagagcactgatggtcctgctGATCAAGGGGGAAAGCATAAAGCAGTAGCACCTCTGGGCACAGCAGATAAACGCTATATCAAAGGTCTCAACAATGAAAAAGAGGTATGGACAACAGGGAAGTACAGAGTAAATGTATCCAGAACCATAGAGAACCTGGATGGCCAGAAGCAGGTTTGACTGCTTTGGTGCAAGAAAGtgcagaggagaagggaaggcagAGAGTTCAACAGTCATCTCCTGACAAGGGACAGTTACCAGAGGCCAGTGAAGAAAAGACTGAGAAGGAAGGTTTATCCAAGTGTGGGATGAGACAGCTGCGTGGCTAGAACAGACATACCAAATTTCTGAAGTGTCATGGAATTAAGAACGGCAGGATTTGGCTATGCAAAGAGTCAGAAATGAATCATAAGGATGGAgaggagacagcagcagcaggggACAAAAGAGGCATCAGAGACAGCTTAGGTGGAAAAAGATAGGAACTTTGTTTCGGCCATGCTGAATTAAAACAGTCTGTGAATGATTATCTGATAATGGAAATATATCCAATAATGTAAACAGCCTGAAATGCAGGACTGGACTAGGAACAGGACTGAGTTTAAAGAAGCATCAACAAAAATATCATTAGTAGCTGATATTCATTTAGAACACTGCCTGTAGGGAGAGTGCAGACTGAGTTAGGGCAACTGCATGGTGAACAATCAAAGGAACTACTAATGCACCTAAGAAAAAATATTGCCACACATGGCAAAGGAGGTGAAAGGACCCCCAGTCACCACCAGCAGCATAACCTCGGAAAATAAGGCTGGACTGTTAGATGTAGGTCATCAAGTGACAGAGAAGGGGCAGGGAAGAACACAGTAGCCTTTTCTTTTGGGAAGCCTAGACCTATGCTATATCTTACCATCTCGTACTTGTATGTCGTCCTCTGAAACATGCTCTTGGTCCTCTGAATGTAGAGCAGGATGTTGGCAAAGACACGGATGGCATCCTGGTAACGCCGCATCATAAGGTATGCGAAGCCCACATAGTAATACGTGGTCACCTGGCACTCAGGCACTCGAGAGTACATGCTCTTTGAAGGAAGGATCAACACACTATGTTAGAGGGGAGACAACCACCTTTCATCCAAACAGCTCATTACCCAGAATCCAGCCACCTCTGCCTTCACTTCCATTCCAGATACAGAAAGGAGAGGGTTAATTCAGGATACCTCACCTCCCACCCATGCCTGCAGCAGCTTCCTCCCTGTCTATTAGGTCGTCCCATTTCCTATGTTTTCCAGTTTCAGCTTCCTGCAAGCAGAACACCCTTGCGCTGTGCCGAATGTTGCTCTGCTCAGTTCTCTTTCCCCTTTCCACTCCATGCCCAGTACCAGACAGCACACAGACAGATCTGGGCCAAGCCTGTGTCGCGGCTGGACTTTTGTTAGCCACTGTTATCATGAGTAGCACCCAATTCTAGAGCAAACACATGCAAGGCGGGAATAAGCACAGTGAGAACAAGAGTCAAAAATAAAAGAATGAGCCATTGACCAAGGTGGGAACAATGTGTCCAGCTACCACTGTGCTACCACTTAAAGTTCAAATAATATTCCCTATAACACTGCTTTGCACAACACAGCAAACAAACCTCCTTAAAAAACTAGGCATATGTGTTACAACAGCAGTCACTATCATATGGCTTGATTTAATGCCAAAGCTCCAGCTGTGCTCAGCGCACACAAGTGTGGAACTTGACACTTCTGCCAGCTAATCCTATAAATAAACTCCTGACAACAGCTACAAACAGCTTCTCAGCTGGAAGATTCATGATCTCAATCTTTCACCAGCATATCTGAACAGAATCATTCGAAAAACTGCAATGGAGGGTTAAACATGCAGTATTACCTTCTTGTTGAGCTCGATGTTCTCCAGAACCTTGATCGCTTGGTAGTAAtcccccagcagagagtgcagccGCAGCAGCCCAACCAGGCTAAAATAGCCCAGCATCTTGTAGAGGGAGTGGCGACCGTATTCACCAGCCACACTTTCTGGGtcacctaggaaaaaaaaaaaaggaactgtgaTGCTTTCTTCCAAGGGAGCAGGCTCTTCTTTCaagacacagtctcccacagcatccttacagctaaactgagggagcgtggtctggacaatcaagtagtgaggtggactgtgaactggctgaagggaagaagccagagagtcgtggtcaatggggcagagtccagttggaggcctctatctagtggagtgcctcaggggtcagtactggggcctatacttttcaatatattcatcaacaacttggacgagggaatagagtgtactatcagcaagtttgctgatgacaccaagctgggaggagtgactgacacgccagaaggctgtgccgccatccagcgagacctgggcaggctggagagttggggagcgaaaaatttaatgaaatataacaaggcaaagtgtaaagtcttgcatctgggtaggaacaaccccaggttccagtataagctggggaatgatctgttagagagcagtgtagtggaaagggacctgggggtcctggtggacaacaggatgaccatgagccaccactgggcccttgtggccaagaaggccaatggcatccttgggtgtgttagaaggggggtggtctgTAGGccaaggttctccttcccctctactctgccctggtgagaccacacctggaatattgtgtccagttctgggccccttagttcaagaaggacagggaactgctagagagagtccagcgcagggcaacaaagatgattaagggagtggagcatctatcTCCCTtctgaggaaaggttgagggagctggggctctttagcttggagaagaggagactgaggggtgaccttattaatgtttataaacatataaagggtgagtgtcacgaggatggagccaggctcttcttggtgacaaccaatggtaggacaacgggtaatgggctcaaattggaacacaacaggttccacttaaatttgagaagaaacttcttctcggtgagggtaacagagcactggaacaggctgcccagggaggttgtggagtctcctactctgaagacattcaagatctgcctggacacattcctgtgtagcctcatctaggtgttcctgctctggcagggggactggactagatgatcttttgaggtcccttccaatcccttacattctgtgattctgtgacctctaTGTTTACAAGCAAAAGGAGAAAGTCCTCAAGCGTAATCACCAGCATTTCTCACGTAAGGCAAACAAAACCTCTTCCCAGTCAATCCATCCATTGATTAAAGGATTGCTCCAGCTCCCACACAAAGCCAACCAAGTCCCATCAAATCAGAGCAAGGCAGCACAGACACCATTCTTGCTTGACATCGCCCAGCCAGCTCACCTCCACTTGTATAGACCTCCAGCTGTCGGTTGATGTTAGATTTGTCCACCAGAGAGTGCAGCACATTAAGGACACTGTGGACATTCCAGATCTTGGGGTTGGAACGAAGGAAATCAATTTCCTCTTCAGACTTCTTGGCTGTCTTGCAGCGGTACTGGCTGAAAGACTGGAACTAAAGGAAAAAGCAGCGATTCAGTGATGAGAAGCCAGTTCAGCTAAGTGCACTATGCTCACAAGTTGATCACGCAAATGCATTACAATAAGCTACAAGTTGCACGAAGAAAAGCTTCAAGATCACCTGACAATCAAAACTGCAAATTATACCACGTTTAAGTTGCAAAAAAAGGAATCTATAGAGAAAAAATAGTAGCATTTGAAATCTGTATTACTGAACTCAGAACAATAAGGGGGGAATACTTCCTAACTTCAAGATCTTAGACCATAGATGATTTCACATCAGGTCAGCAATGTCTCCGTGAAGGCATAAAGGCCCCATTGACTAAGAAATACAAAACTGAAGTAAAACCATAGAACACAATAAAAACAGTTTGGACAAGTATCTTCATAAGGTCTTTGTGATGATAGCAAATTTCAGTCAGTCTGCTTTGCACAAATGACCCAGAAACAcaggcaagttaaaaaaaaacaaactctgaaGAGCAACTGAATGAGAAATTTCAATAGCAGCCAAGGACTCCCCAAAGAGCTCCCTGTAACTTAAAAACCTGTACCTTCACAACTACTTCATCTGCCTGGTGACCCAGGAATAAGTGCTCACCAAAGTTTTTTGACCTGCAATGATATCCTATCTATGAGAATGACAGAGAGGAAGGAGATGGAAGATGGTGCTAAAAGAGACAAGGCTGTCTCCAAATGGCCCAGTTTTATAGTCATATACCTGGTATATGAATTCATCAATGATATCCCAGAGCCACTGGTTGGGCAATTCCAGAGGAGCAGGGCCATCAGCATCTGCAGAAGAACATAAGTAATAGATGAGAGGCTTAATACCTTGAGCAAGAACAGTGACAGAATTGGAGGAACAGACAAATTAAAGAACACAAGAATTTCGCGGAAATGGGAGATGCAGCAGCAGATGAGTGAAGCTTCCAGTAAGGTGGTGATATGTAGCTCTTCAGCTGCCTCCACTTTTAGAGCATATAAGCTTGTATCAGGTTAATCTCTGGAGCATGACTGCTCAGCAGCAGTAATTCTCAGGAGCCGTGCACAAATTCTAGGGTTTTATCTCAACCACTCTATTCTCCGCAAGAAGTCTGGCAGGGAGGCACAACCTCTAATGTTTGTTCCAAAGGGAGTCAACAACAGTAAGCAGTTGTAAAACACTGTAGCAAGTCTTCTCTAGCTTACAGCTTCATTTCGCTTTTTAATAAAGATAAGTGAAGCAATTCTCAGCAAGATAGAAAGCTATATAAGTTTATTCTTTAGAGTATTTCAGAAAGCACCAAAAAGTacttgggttttttgtggttttaaatGCAGGCATGCCAAGTGCTCTTCATTCAACAAACTTAAACACACAAAAAGCTCACAGACTACTTCTCTCTATATAGTCCATAAACAAACACGTTCCAGTTCTTCTGACTCTTTCTCCAGCACTGCCCTCTACAAAATACACAAACCAGAAATGAATTGCAGCAACTCACTGAGAATGTAGTTGAAGAGATTGCAGTAGTTGTAGTAGGATTCGAACCTCTGCTCCAGCGTGGGCCCCCCCTGCAATGAGACATCAGCACAATCCATTTTGTTTCAAGCACAGCAGGAGTGAGCTCACGGGCAACAGGGTGTAAAGGACAGTCAGTAGTCACAGCAGTAGAGGGTCTATGTCAGCAACATTAGAGCCAATAGTCAACTAGGACACCTACCAGTACCACCCAGAAAAGCTGAACACTATTGTCCCATAGAATAGGGCTGACTTTTCACATACAGGTAGTTTCTCCCAGGATGACTGAGTTTTCAAACCTTCTGTGAATAGGATGCATTAACCTTCCTTGTCCTCTGTCCAGATTTAAGAGTTTCCTATTACTTTCAacatctttccttccttctcccttcaTGAGAGGCCTTAATAAATCGACAATTCTGCTTCTAGACAGTATTTCTAAAGCCTTCTAAAGACCAGTAAATATAGTAGGGAATCACTCTTCCTATAATCTTCCTTGTTTCACCTGGAGGCACCTGAGGGCAGCCTGAGAACCACTAACAGCGTCACTCAAGAAACCGGTCTCTCCTGTTAAAGCTTGATTCAGGTTAATAGAGCAGCCTTCTTAAAGGCTCAATTTCTCCACCCTCTGGTCCACACCAAAACTGCAGTTGTTACACATGTACCCCACGTCACATGTCTGTTCAGCTTCTTTCCTTAAACAGCCAAGTACTACCATGATTTTTTCATTTACTTCAAAttagtttaaggaaaaaaataaagtgagctttatggatttttgtttgcttgtttgtttagttttattgACCATTATTCCTTCTGCTTCCTTCTCCTGTATCCCTTATAGTGCCCATGTCTCTCTCTTCTCAAGGCACTCTAAGCCCACgtgtttttttaatcacaaataATGTGCCCTCCTCTTGTGACACCGCCTGTCACCCGCCTGCTAATCTGAAGAACAAATAAAGAACCACAAaggaccacaaaaaaaacccaagtgatCTATGGGTCTTGCAATTATAGCTCTACCAAGAAAACTCAGTTCCCTCCCAAAAAAATCCTCCCTTCTTTCCTAACTGACTAGCCACAATATTTGGTGTCAGTAACAAACTCTTACAAAACAACCTCCTCAAAACTCAGACCAGGTCTTATTGATATACCTGCCAAGGAAACATGCACACTCATTACAACCAAACTAACAAGTCTCAGAAAGACAACCAAGTCTTCCTTTTCAGCAATCAACGAATCCTTACTAAACTAACAAAAGGCAAGAATTTTATGCTTCCCAAAAGCAACCTGACTTACAGTTCATAAACCTATCCAATCCTGTCTTGCAAAAATTATAGAACCATTGATATTGGGGTAGCAACAGAATTTGGCAAGTTGTACAGCAGGGAGAAGTCAGCATGCAACCAACAGGAAAACAGAGGACAACCACTCACGCTGACTTTGGCGTAGATGTGCCTGTAATAGAGCTCCTTGTAAAGGATGAGGAAAACAGCATCTGCAAAGAGGACAGAACTGGACGTTAGCAAGCCATAAGCTCCAGGCAACTAGATTTATCAGATACATGGGTGGTGCTTCTCCTGCCACATTAATAAAGGTAGACACAAAAGGATACTTTCTTCAGTTCTGACTTTTTGCCAGGCATCTACTGAAGTGTTGCCACAATACACAACTCAAGTAGCAGCAACACTGTGCACCTGTGCATTCATGTACCaaaagtaatttagttctttctttctccagcaagcaaaaagaaaggaaaagacttACCGTTTCCCACCTGAGGGGCAATGGCCTCAGCCTCTGGCCACGGGGTATTCTTAAAAAACCTTTCCGTCAGCTTTGTCCAGCTGAAAGATAGACACATGTGGTATTACAAACTGTTTCTCAGTATGAGAGCTGGAGTTAGAGATCACAATATAGAAGCTTTGCATCATGCCCTTTTAAGAAATCCAGTGTTGAAATAAAGAATGACAAGAGCAAACTAAGCAATTAAACTCTTCAATTTAACCCTGAAGTATGGAACAGTTGTGCACATCACTTTTATGCTGGTAACAAGACGCAGCTACATGCAGGTgtgggagcatctgcagggaacaGACACAACAATTACACCTCACAGCTTTCTGCAAACTGGTTAACTAGCACTACTGAGGTGACTTTTTGCTACCTTCATACCTGCTAGGCACAGGACTGGTATTCGTTTTCAAGCCAGTCACAACTCACCTAGCCTTGTCTCAGGGTAATGGTGTGGAAACGTTTGTTTTTCCCACAGTGATCAAATGTCATGCTGTATTTCAGAGTAAGCCCAGGTTTGTAACAAGACAGGCAGCCAGCCTTTCAAGAGCAGGGTGCTCTTTCATCACAGCTTAAACAATGCTTTCCCCTTGCGGGAACGACAGCTCTGTACCTGTTCTCATATATGTCCTGGATCTCGTACACCTTTTGGTCAATAACATCACTGGAAACACGGCTGGCCTGGAGCTCGTACACCTTCTGGTCAATGAGATCCGACACTGTCTTGTGGAAATACTGAATGAAGTTTTTGATGACCTCGGGGATCACCTGGTAGGTTTGCTGCTCGTACTGCCGCTCGTAGGCCAGGTCTTGCTTCGGGTCTCCTGAGGGAAAAGAGAAGCAGTGAGGAGCCTGccgcacggcccggcccggctcgggCCTGCAGAGCCGGCCAGGCGCCCGAGAGGCCGCACTCACCCGTGTGCATGTCATAGTCGTTGGAGTAGGCATAGGGGTCGTAGGCGGCCTGTGGAGAGAGAGCGGCAGCCGGTCAGCCCGGACACTACCCCCAGGGTCCCCTCCCGCCGCCCCTGGACCCCCGCCCCGCACCTCGTTGTCGTAATCCTCCCCCGGGTaggccatggcggcggcggcggggcagggAAAGGGCCCCGGGCGGCAACGCGGGCCCAGCGTGCAGCGGGCAGGAAGAGGGGGTAGGACCAGGGGCGGAGCTGGGGCCGGCCGGCTAGAAAGGTTTGCGGCGGCAGAGTGGAACCGCTCCCTTCCACTGGCTAAAATAACTGTCTGTCTTCAGCCTGCTGCGCTGCGATGGGCCTGTTGCGCCCTATCGCCCGCCCCTCGCGCTGATTTGAGAATATGCCTGCCCGTCAGCCCTTCTTTGGGCACGGGCTCCGCCTCCCGCCTCTCCTCGCCTTCCTTCTACCTCGCCCACTGCCTCCCCATTGGCTGCACCCACCGGGCTGCGGCCTGCGATTAGTCAGGTGGACACGTCCCGCCCCGTTGCTATAGCGATGACCTGTCCCTCCCCTCTCTCCCGCACGGCGGCCCGGCCCGTGAGGGGATGGAGGGCGGCGGCGCCGCAGCAGCGCCCGACGCGGCGCCGGAACGGGAGCCAGAGCCGGCTCTGGGGGCTGGGCTGGCGCTAGGCGCGGCAGCGGCGGGCGCCCCCCTCGGCTACCTGCACGTCCTGTGGCAGCGGGAGGAGCCCGCAGGCAAGATCCCGGCCCGCCGCCTCCGCAGGGCCGCCCGCCTCCACCGCCGGCTGGGACCGACGGGCAAGGAGACCCACGGTGAGCAGGGGGTGGCCCTGCCCGGGACGGCTCTTTCTTCGGGGTGCAGAGTCTGGGGGGCCTTAATTCTTCGGGTTCGCCGTGTGCGCAGCCTCTGGGAGGGGTTCGGGTGTgctcggcgggcggcgggggaagACGCCCGTGCTCCTGCCGGGAGAGGATGCCCGCCGGCCTGGGAGGGCCCCTGGCTGGCCTCAGGAGGAGACAAGGAGTGCGATTCTTACCTTGCACCTTGGTCTCCTGCTTCCCGTTCTTTGGCCTGAGCTCACAGCGTGAGTGCTGGGATGGGATATTTTGGTAGGGAAAGGTTCCTTTCTCCTCTGTGCTTTCCagtgatttgtttcttttctccgtAGCGCTGAAAAGGCTGCGTGAAGCTGCTAATAGCAACGACTTGGACACAGGTAGGATTTCTGCCAAACCTACTTGGGACCTCTTCCCGGAAGGGCAGTTTTGTTGCGGACCTTTACATTAGGAGGGGAGGAAGGTGCAGACAGTTTGTGGACGTGGTTCTTTAGATGCTGCAAATCTAGAAACTGCTTTTCTGGAGCCTTGTTTCATTTTCTGAGCAAAGTGAGCCTGGTTCTAATATTCTTTTGCCCAATTGTAAGCAGCAAGAGAGCAGTGTCTTGGTAAGGTggaaaaattattattatctCAGCCATGCCCTGTGTGATAAGACAGTGTGATGTAGCAGATCAGAACCAGGGCTGTTGCTGGACTCTGCCTCTCACAGTGACTTTAGAGAAGGCTCATGGCATATGACTTCCTTTAGCTTTCTGTACTGATTAGGTGGAGTTTTATATGAAGTGTCCAGCAGCAATATTGGCAAATATTATCATTGTTCCTCCTTAGACTATACTGTCCCCGCAGCTGCGCTGACCTAATTGTTCACCTGGCCATTCTGTGAGCAGAATCGGAAACTGGTTTGTCTTGTAGAAACTCCCAGGATATCATGACAGGGGTTTGTCTGTCATGTTTCACTCTTCAGCTCCACAATACACCTTGTTTCATGAACTGATGGATAAAGTTCACCTGTGAGCTGTCAGTACAGAAAGCTTGGCCTCAGTCACCAAGTCAAGAGGAAGAATGAAAGAATCAAGCTTTATGAAAGTCTTGGTTTCAATCGATCTCAGTTTTCCATCTGTGTTTGATACACAGGTTCCCCTGTTTGCAATCCTGCTGTGTTTTGTGTACTCTGCAACTTGAGGAAGTGTCTgatgatgtatttatttttcatcaacAAGTAAAAAATCTTTGCTGTTTCCTGTGGTGGCACTGGGTGGGAAAGGTTACGTCATTTCCTACAGGTTTAAGGGAAGGACAAGGTAAACCGTTCCCCATTAATGCTTCTCACTGGTGGCACTGTCAGTCTCCTTGTCTTTCTTCTGGAGTACCAGACATCTCCTCTTAATGCCACTTCTGTCTTTTCAGATGTTCCTTTCATTACTGTACCACATTTAAAGCAGTAGGTGTACAGGAAGAAATTCAAATGTGACTGTAATTCGATTTCTGGAAGCTGAGACAAACCATAACTTTCAGCGTTTTGAGCTATCTACTTTCTTGTCTGCAATACTGGTCAGTCCTGACTGTTGCAGGATATGCTGTCAAAGATCTCAAAATATAGTGAATCCATCAGTATTTTTAACAGCTACGGAATGAGCTTTATTTTACACGCTGATTACTATATCAGGATAATCGCAAAATGACAGGACGAATAGCCCTTACAGGTGCCCTTACACATGTTGCTGTAGATGCTACTTTTATGTCCCTAATA
Proteins encoded in this region:
- the EIF3L gene encoding eukaryotic translation initiation factor 3 subunit L is translated as MAYPGEDYDNEAAYDPYAYSNDYDMHTGDPKQDLAYERQYEQQTYQVIPEVIKNFIQYFHKTVSDLIDQKVYELQASRVSSDVIDQKVYEIQDIYENSWTKLTERFFKNTPWPEAEAIAPQVGNDAVFLILYKELYYRHIYAKVSGGPTLEQRFESYYNYCNLFNYILNADGPAPLELPNQWLWDIIDEFIYQFQSFSQYRCKTAKKSEEEIDFLRSNPKIWNVHSVLNVLHSLVDKSNINRQLEVYTSGGDPESVAGEYGRHSLYKMLGYFSLVGLLRLHSLLGDYYQAIKVLENIELNKKSMYSRVPECQVTTYYYVGFAYLMMRRYQDAIRVFANILLYIQRTKSMFQRTTYKYEMINKQNEQMHALLAIALTMYPMRIDESIHLQLREKYGDKMLRMQKGDAQVYEELFSYACPKFLSPVVPNYDNVHPNYHKEPFLQQLKVFADEVQQQAQLSTIRSFLKLYTTMPVAKLAGFLDLTEQEFRIQLLVFKHKMKNLVWTSGISALDGEFQSASEVDFYIDKDMIHIADTKVARRYGDFFIRQIHKFEELNRTLKKMGQRP